Part of the Tolypothrix sp. PCC 7910 genome, GCCACAGGCCGTAAAGCAGCACCCCCACTGTGCGCGATCGCAAAAACTAACTGTAACCCCAATATGACAAAATGACTGGGGGTTAACCAAGAAGTCAGCATCATAACTTATACGTAGGTGAAGTAAATTAAAGAAAACTTAGATCAGTACCACAAATACCACAAAGTATTCAAAAGAGGACTTTAGTCAAGATGTTGTGCGACTGTCTGTTTCGAGTCAATCTTCCCAGTTTAAGATGCAATTAATCACACTCAGCTTGCTCAGTGTGCAATGCTGATTTCTTGCTAAAGCCGCTCCTTTCTTGTTTGTAGGTTTAGCCTTATGTCTGACCTTCCTTTCACTTTAGATCAGTTACGTATTCTCAAAGCGATCGCCCTAGAAGGGAGCTTCAAGCGCGCCGCTGATAGTCTTTATGTCTCCCAACCTGCCGTCAGTTTACAAGTACAAAACTTAGAACGGCAGCTCGATGTACCTTTATTTGACCGTGGAGGACGACGTGCCCAATTAACTGAAGCTGGACATTTACTTCTAAGTTACGGGGAAAAAATCCTCAGTCTGTGTCAAGAAACCTGTCGTGCTATCGAAGATTTGCAAAATCTCCAGGGTGGCACTTTAATTGTCGGTGCTTCTCAAACCACCGGTACCTATCTGCTACCGAAGATGATTGGGATGTTTAGACAAAAATATCCTGATGTGGCTGTACAACTACACGTCCATTCGACGCGGCGCACAGCTTGGAGCGTCGCAAACGGACAGGTGGATTTAGCGATTATTGGTGGTGAGATTCCTGGAGAATTAGCCGAGTCTCTGGAAATTCTCCCCTACGCCGAAGATGAACTGGTGCTGATATTACCTGTATTTCATCCCTTAACCAAACTGGAAACAATTCAAAAAGACGACCTTTATAAACTCCAATTCATTGCTCTAGATTCCCAATCCACTATCCGCAAAGTTATTGACCAAGTGTTAGCACGCTGTGAGATTGATACTAGGCGGTTTAAAATCGAAATGGAATTAAATTCCATAGAAGCCATTAAGAATGCCGTGCAATCGGGTTTGGGGGCTGCTTTTGTTTCCACCTCTGCCATTGCTAAAGAGTTACAAATGGGTGTATTACACTGTGCCCCGATTGAAGGGGTTGTGGTGAAGCGCACACTTTGGCTGATTTTTAATCCCAATCGCTATCGCTCTAAGGCAGCAGAGGCATTTAGTCAGGAAATCTTGCCCCAGTTTGCTACCCCAGGATGGAACCACAATGTGTTAAAATTGGCACAAAAAAATTTAATGGTCAATACATTGGATGCAGTAATACCCAACTCCTCTGACGAAGACTAACCTCTGGTCATTAGTTATTAGTCATTAGTCATTAGTCATTAGTTAAAAAGACTATTACCGCGGCCTGAGAAATCCAAAGAGCCAGTGCGTTAGGTCACTTAATTTGAAAAACTGACACTCACAAGACTTTGATTCTAGGCTCTACCACTGTGTTGAAAAATAACTTGATTGACGCACGCTGTACTATGGACTACTGACTATGGACTATTGACAAATAACTAAAATGGAAGTCTACTGCACTCGTCCACGCTGTCCACGTCCTCAAAACTATTTTGCGGATTTGGATGATCACACGACCCTGAAAACAGCACAACAAAAATACTGCACTGCCTGTGGAATGCCATTGATGCTAGATGGTCGATATGTACCCATCAAGTTGTTAGGTAGAGGTGGTTTTGGAGCAGCATTTTTGGCACTAGATCGCCGGATTCCGGGAATGCGCCAATGTGTAGTGAAGCAGTTTCAACCTACAGGCAATTTAACATCTACTCAACTGCATCTAGCACAACAGTTATTTGAAAGAGAAGCAGAAGTTCTAGCCCATATAGGCAACGAACACGACCAAATACCGGATTTATTTGCCTTTTTTCCGATTACAGTTCAAGGCTTGCAACCAGGACAGCAAGATCAATTTTTTTATTTAGTCCAAGAATATATTAACGGGCAGAATCTTGAGGAAGAATTAGTTGAAAAAGGTAGATTTTCCGAACCAGAAATTTTCGAGGTACTGCAAGAAATCCTCAAGGTACTAAAGTTTGTTCATGAACGAGGCATTATCCACAGAGATATTAAGCCATCTAACATTATGCGCCGTCGTGATGGCAAACTGTTTTTATTAGATTTTGGTGCAGTTAAGCAAGTGACTAATTCCCCAGCTGCTTCTTCCACAGGAATTTATTCTATGGGATTTGCACCGCCTGAGCAGATGGCTGGAAACCAGGTTTTCCCCTCTACAGATTTATATGCTTTAGCTGTAACTGTTTTGACCTTATTGACTGGTAAGGAAGCAACTAAGCTATTTGATGGCTATAGTAACCAGTGGATATGGCGCACCCTAGTAAATGTTCAACCGCGCCTAGCTGATATTTTAGATAAGATGTTACTGCCTGCTGCTAATCAACGCTTTCAGTCAGCACAAGAAGTTTTAAATGCACTAGCTGAAATCAACCCATCACAGTTGACACCGCCAACACAAATTTCACCGAAATCGCGGACATCACCACCAGCCGTAAAAAGTTCGCGTGCTGCTGTTTCACCTTCGTTACCACCAGTAGCAGCTTTTTCAACCTGGGAATTATTAGCGGGAGCAGCTTTTAGCGGGTTTGAAGGTGCATTAATTGCGATCGCTGTTTTTAGTTTGTTACATAACTTAATTACTACTCTCAGCATTTCCGCTGTAATTTTGGGGATGCTAATTTTCGCCCAAACTAGAAGGTGGATTGAAAAGTTAGATTTATTAATTATTCCGGGAATTAGTTTTGCAATTATCTTTTTTCTGCCTTTATTACGTAGTGAACTTGGTATTCAGCAGGTAGTTGTATTAGCAGTTGCGGCTGCCTTAGTCAGTATTGCCTTAACAGCTTTATTTCGGTTGATTTACAAATTACTTTCTTTAATTCTGTGAACTATTAGCAATCTAATGAAATTAATTTCATAGGTTAGCTATTTTACAAATGATTACACTTTATTAAAGCAGTTTAATAAGCTGCAAATTATTTATTTTTTAATATTTACTGCAGCGAATAACAATCAAAGCTTAACCTTCTGTTAACCTCTAAATATTTTCAAAATGGGACATTGCCTGTATATCCACAAATCAAAACTACAACTATGTCGCCAAGGAACGGAACAAATGAAACTGGTGTTTTGGTTTTAGCTTTGACGATCACACTAGGGTTAGTGGGTGTTGTATTTTGGTGGTTGGCTAATAACTCTGGTGTAATTGATAGTTTTACTAATAATCCATCCCGCCAAGTTTTGCAGCCGCAGAATGACATTGCTCAAAAAACAAATCCTCTTCCTTCCGGCTTATTTAGTTATGGGGGAAGTACAACTTGGGCCCCCATTCGCAAAGAAGTAGAACCAGGAATGCAAAAGCTTTGGCCCCAGTTTCAATTACGTTATACAGATCCCACAACTGGTGCGCCTGGATCTGGTACTGGGATTAAAATGCTTTTGGATAACCAGCTGGCTTTTTCTCAGTCATCTCGCTCATTGAAAGATGAGGAATACCAGAAGGCTCAACAAAGAGGGTTTAAACTCAAAGAAATTCCCGTGGCAATTGATGGGATTGCGATCGCAGTTCATCCAAGCCTCAAAATTCCTGGTTTAACTCTGGCACAGCTTAAGGATATATATACGGGCAAACTGACTAACTGGCGACAAGTGAATGGCCCCAATTTACCGATTACAGCTTACTCTCGCCGTTTAGAAGAAGGAGGCACCATCGAATTTTTCGATCAAAATGTTATGGCAAGTGAAAAATTTGGTGCCAATGTAAAATTTATCGCCACGACAACTCAAGCTTTAAAGGAAGTGGCAAAGAATCCTGGCGCAATTTATTATGCTTCTGCTCCGGAAGTAGTTGGACAATGTAGTGTTCAACCTTTACCCCTAGGACGGACATTAGATCAACTCATTCCACCTTACAAAGAACCTTTTGTTCCTCTAGAACAGTGTCCGCAACAGCGTAACCAAATAAATGCTACCGCCTTTCAAAAAGCTGAATACCCGATTACTAGGCGATTATTTGTCATTGTGAAACAAAATGGACAAGGCGATCAGCAAGCAGGAGAAGCTTATGCTAATTGGCTGCTGACACCTCAAGGTCAAGAATTAATTGCTAAAGCCGGATTTGTCAGAATTCGCTAATAAAATATTTGTTATTTAAACTACACTCTCAAATAGCCAATCAATTTTGGATATTAAATTTACTCTCAGCTTTCTTAAAAGTTTACAGCAAGGTTTACAGCCCAAAATGTAATTGAATATTTTGGTTATTTCCATAGTTAAAACTATAGCGGTTCTCGTTTCAGTGCCATACACTCTGGCAATGGAAAGAAACTAATGCAGTAGGGATTATTCAACCCGAAATCACGCCACTGGCTACAGTATGGGGAAGCTCCGCAACACAGGGGCTCCAAAATCGAAAAATTCGTTCACTACTTGTATTTAACCGACATACAGGCTAATGTGCTATGTCTCAAAAAAATGAAACTCCTATTCTGATTTTGTCTCTATTAATCACCGTTGGGTTAGTAGCTGGTGCTTTTTGGTGGTTTATCAGAAATAATAATTTTAATCTTAATCAAAGTATTTCTCGCAATACAAATCAGCCCCAGGCGACA contains:
- a CDS encoding serine/threonine-protein kinase, whose protein sequence is MEVYCTRPRCPRPQNYFADLDDHTTLKTAQQKYCTACGMPLMLDGRYVPIKLLGRGGFGAAFLALDRRIPGMRQCVVKQFQPTGNLTSTQLHLAQQLFEREAEVLAHIGNEHDQIPDLFAFFPITVQGLQPGQQDQFFYLVQEYINGQNLEEELVEKGRFSEPEIFEVLQEILKVLKFVHERGIIHRDIKPSNIMRRRDGKLFLLDFGAVKQVTNSPAASSTGIYSMGFAPPEQMAGNQVFPSTDLYALAVTVLTLLTGKEATKLFDGYSNQWIWRTLVNVQPRLADILDKMLLPAANQRFQSAQEVLNALAEINPSQLTPPTQISPKSRTSPPAVKSSRAAVSPSLPPVAAFSTWELLAGAAFSGFEGALIAIAVFSLLHNLITTLSISAVILGMLIFAQTRRWIEKLDLLIIPGISFAIIFFLPLLRSELGIQQVVVLAVAAALVSIALTALFRLIYKLLSLIL
- a CDS encoding PstS family phosphate ABC transporter substrate-binding protein, giving the protein MSPRNGTNETGVLVLALTITLGLVGVVFWWLANNSGVIDSFTNNPSRQVLQPQNDIAQKTNPLPSGLFSYGGSTTWAPIRKEVEPGMQKLWPQFQLRYTDPTTGAPGSGTGIKMLLDNQLAFSQSSRSLKDEEYQKAQQRGFKLKEIPVAIDGIAIAVHPSLKIPGLTLAQLKDIYTGKLTNWRQVNGPNLPITAYSRRLEEGGTIEFFDQNVMASEKFGANVKFIATTTQALKEVAKNPGAIYYASAPEVVGQCSVQPLPLGRTLDQLIPPYKEPFVPLEQCPQQRNQINATAFQKAEYPITRRLFVIVKQNGQGDQQAGEAYANWLLTPQGQELIAKAGFVRIR
- a CDS encoding LysR family transcriptional regulator codes for the protein MSDLPFTLDQLRILKAIALEGSFKRAADSLYVSQPAVSLQVQNLERQLDVPLFDRGGRRAQLTEAGHLLLSYGEKILSLCQETCRAIEDLQNLQGGTLIVGASQTTGTYLLPKMIGMFRQKYPDVAVQLHVHSTRRTAWSVANGQVDLAIIGGEIPGELAESLEILPYAEDELVLILPVFHPLTKLETIQKDDLYKLQFIALDSQSTIRKVIDQVLARCEIDTRRFKIEMELNSIEAIKNAVQSGLGAAFVSTSAIAKELQMGVLHCAPIEGVVVKRTLWLIFNPNRYRSKAAEAFSQEILPQFATPGWNHNVLKLAQKNLMVNTLDAVIPNSSDED